One Prunus dulcis chromosome 8, ALMONDv2, whole genome shotgun sequence DNA window includes the following coding sequences:
- the LOC117637859 gene encoding serine/threonine-protein kinase Nek2 — protein sequence MEQYEVLEQIGKGSFGSALLVRHKHEKKKYVLKKIRLARQTDRTRRSAHQEMELISTVQNPFIVEYKDSWVERGCFVCIVIGYCEGGDMAEAVKKAHGVHFPEEKLCTWLVQLLMALDYLHANHILHRDVKCSNIFLTKDQDIRLGDFGLAKMLTSDDLASSVVGTPSYMCPELLADIPYGSKSDIWSLGCCIYEMAAHRPAFKAFDIQSLINKINKSIVAPLPTLYSGAFRGLIKSMLRKNPELRPSAAEVLGHPHLRPYVLKIHQKLNSPRRNTFPVDWSQSSYITKTRFMEPEAIPAHTFREKRCSYSNDRTLNPSISGTEQDSPCSSLGAQEFPSCLNHKFTEVSIGSAHEDYGIKKSVAMKFTVVNTPRSTPAKVSANPRRQITQSKISHVSSKRDSLPVSHSPARKSSQSTRRASLPFSTRAAAVQTPYRPHVGPLGSLESPDVSVNAPRIDKMAEFPLASSEDPLIPVHRTSSTSAQCSFTTTPGSINRSITKDKCMVQVVDRTVAKSSLIDVSNGAARNGSESSDQNPATGVSSHSSSESRQQRFDTSSFQQRAEALEGLLEFSARLLQQERFEELGVLLKPFGPEKVSPRETAIWLTKSFKETAT from the exons ATGGAGCAGTACGAAGTTCTAGAGCAGATTGGGAAAGGTTCTTTTGGTTCTGCTCTTCTCGTGAGGCATAAGCATGAAAAGAAGAA GTATGTCTTGAAGAAGATCCGTCTTGCTCGTCAAACTGATAGAACCCGCAGATCCGCTCACCAGGAG ATGGAGCTTATTTCCACGGTACAAAATCCATTTATTGTGGAATACAAAGATTCATGGGTTGAACGG GGTTGCTTTGTGTGCATTGTTATAGGGTATTGTGAAGGAGGAGACAT GGCAGAAGCTGTAAAAAAGGCCCATGGTGTTCATTTTCCAGAAGAG AAACTTTGTACATGGTTAGTTCAACTCTTGATGGCCCTTGATTACTTGCATGCCAACCATATTCTTCACCGTGATGTAAAG tgttcaaatatatttttgacaAAAGATCAAGACATACGTCTAG GTGATTTTGGTCTCGCCAAAATGTTAACTTCTGACGATCTAGCTTCATCT GTTGTGGGAACTCCGAGTTATATGTGCCCTGAGCTTCTCGCTGATATACCGTATGGTTCTAAGTCAGATATTTGGTCTTTAG GGTGCTGTATATATGAAATGGCTGCTCACAGGCCTGCATTTAAAGCCTTT GATATACAATCTCTgattaacaaaataaacaagtcAATAGTGGCTCCGCTTCCAACATTGTACTCTGGTGCATT TCGAGGTCTTATTAAAAGCATGCTGCGGAAGAACCCAGAACTTAGACCAAGT GCTGCAGAGGTGCTTGGTCATCCCCATCTTCGACCTTATGTGCTTAAGATTCATCAAAAATTGAATAGTCCTCGACGGAATACTTTCCCAGTTGACTGGTCTCAGTCCAGTTATATAACGAAAACAAGATTCATGGAGCCAGAAGCTATTCCTGCCCATACTTTCAGAGAGAAAAGGTGTTCATACAGCAATGACAGGACCTTAAATCCTAGTATTTCTGGAACTGAACAAGACTCCCCATGTTCTAGCCTGGGGGCGCAGGAATTTCCAAGTTGTTTAAATCATAAGTTCACTGAAGTATCTATTGGAAGTGCCCATGAAGATTATGGTATCAAAAAGTCAGTGGCGATGAAGTTCACCGTTGTTAATACTCCAAGATCGACACCAGCAAAAGTTTCTGCTAATCCTAGGAGACAGATTACGCAGTCGAAAATTTCTCACGTCAGCTCAAAACGTGATTCA CTTCCGGTGTCACATTCTCCAGCCAGAAAATCTTCCCAGTCAACACGAAGAGCTTCTCTTCCATTCTCAACTAGAGCTGCGGCTGTGCAAACTCCATATAGACCCCATGTAGGTCCCTTGGGAAGCTTGGAGTCCCCAGATGTTTCTGTGAATGCCCCACGAATTGATAAGATGGCTGAATTCCCCTTAGCCTCTTCTGAAGACCCACTCATTCCTGTCCATAGAACTTCATCAACATCAGCACAATGCTCTTTTACTACTACCCCAGGCAGCATCAACCGCTCCATCACAAAGGACAAGTGCATGGTCCAAGTTGTTGACAGAACCGTTGCCAAGTCCAGTTTGATTGATGTCAGCAATGGAGCTGCTCGAAATGGCAGCGAGTCCTCTGATCAAAATCCTGCCACTGGTGTTTCGAGCCATTCATCTTCCGAGTCACGACAGCAGCGGTTTGACACCTCATCATTCCAGCAACGCGCAGAGGCATTGGAAGGGTTGCTCGAGTTCAGTGCACGTCTTCTACAACAGGAAAGGTTCGAAGAGCTTGGAGTGCTGTTGAAGCCATTCGGACCTGAGAAGGTTTCTCCCAGGGAAACTGCCATTTGGTTGACCAAGAGCTTCAAAGAGACTGCAACCTAG